The genomic DNA CCGATGCCAGCTTCGCCGGTAGTCCCTATCCGGGCAAGCCTGTGGGCGAACACAGCGGCAATCCGCATCAACCGATCGTCAACGGTCTGGTCGATGCCGAAACCCTGTGGTCGTGCACCACGTGCCGCGCTTGCGTCGAGGAGTGCCCGATGATGATCGAGCATGTCGACGCCATCGTCGACATGCGCCGTCACCTCACGCTGGAAAAAGGCTCGACGCCGAACAAGGGCGCCGAAGTCCTGGAAAATCTTATCGCCACCGACAACCCCGGCGGTTTCGCCCCGGGCGGGCGGATGAACTGGGCGGCGGATTTGAACCTCAATCTGCTCAGCGAAAAGAAATCCACCGACGTGCTGTTCTGGGTCGGCGACGGCGCTTTCGACATGCGCAACCAACGCACCCTGCGTGCGTTCGTCAAAGTGCTGAAAGCAGCGAAAATCGACTTCGCTGTGTTGGGCCTGGAAGAGCGCGACAGCGGAGACGTTGCTCGTCGTCTGGGTGATGAAGCCACCTTCCAGTTGCTCGCCAAACGCAACATCCAGACCTTGGCCAAATACAGTTTCAACCGCATCGTCACCTGCGATCCACACAGTTTCCATGTGCTGAAAAACGAATACGGCGCGTTCGATGGCAACTACCTGGTGCAGCACCACAGCACTTACATGGCGGAAATCATCCAGGCCGGCGCGCTCAACCTCGGTCAGCACAAAGGCAACAGCGTGACCTATCACGATCCGTGCTACCTCGGCCGCTACAACGGTGAGTACGAGGCGCCGCGTGAAGTGCTGCGTGCGCTGGGTATCGAAGTCAAAGAGATGCAACGTTCGGGCTTTCGTTCGCGCTGCTGCGGCGGCGGTGGCGGGGCGCCGATCACCGACATTCCGGGTAAACAGCGAATTCCTGATATGCGCATGGAAGACATCCGCGAAACCGGTGCCGAACTGGTGGCCGTGGGTTGTCCACAATGCACGGCGATGCTCGAAGGCGTGGTTGAACCACGTCCGCTGATCAAGGACATCGCCGAACTGGTGGCCGACGCGCTGCTAGAAGACGCCGCACCAGGCAAGCCGACTATGCCGGCCAAACGTGAACCTGCGGAGGCCCACTGATGAGCGACATTATCCGCCGTGACCCGCGCGCCGAATGGATTGCCCGCAACCGTCTGCATCCGCTGCACGCGGCCATGCAACCGGCGCAACACAGCTGGATGGGGCCCAACGGCGTCATCCGCAAGAACCTGCACGGCATCGGTTTCATTGGCCCCAACGGCCTCAAACGCATTGACCGCAGCGGCGCGCAGCAGGGTGGGGCGGTCAAACGCTCGGCCACGGTTGAAGTGCAACTGCCGTTGCATCAGGTGCCGGCCCCGGCGTTCTACATCAACGTGGTGCCGGACATGGTCGGCGGCCGCTTGAGCAGCCACGACCGCGACTTGCTCGGCCTCGCGCATCAACTGGCCGGCAAGGACGGCGCGGTGTTGGCCGTGGTCTTCGGCGAGCACAAGGAAAACGCCTTCGCCACCGCAGGCGTCGATCGCTTGCTGGTGCTGGAGGGCGAAGCATTCAGCGGTTATGCACCGGAGCAACGCGTGCAAGGTTTGCGCGCTGTGGATAACCAGTTCAGTCCACGTCACTGGCTGCTGCCGGACAGCCGCAGCGGTGGCGGTGAACTGGGTCGGCGCTTTGCTGCGGCATTGGGCGAGCGCCCGGCGACCCGCGTGTGGCAGGTCAAGGATCAGGAGTGCATCGGCCGCGCTGGCGCGGGCCTGCAGGATTTGGCCCGTCCGGTTGCGCGGTTGATTCTGGCCTCGGCCGAATGTGCGGAACCTGTCAGTGAAACCCGTCACGAAGCGCTGCCCGTGGAGTTATCCACAAGTGTCGCGCGCAGCTTGTCGCGGATCGAAGATCTCGGTGCAGTGGCCGTCGATCCGGCAGCGATTCCGATGGCCGAGGCCGAGTTCATCTTCTCCGGCGGCAACGGCGTCAAGGACTGGGCGCTGTTCCACCAGACTGCCGCCGCATTGGGCGCCACCGAAGGCGCCTCGCGGGTGGCGGTGGACGATGGCTTCATGGCGCGTGATCGGCAGGTCGGCGCGTCCGGCACCTGGGTCACCGCGCGGGTGTATGTCGCGGTGGGTATTTCCGGGGCGATCCAGCATCTGCAAGGCATTGGAGCGTGCGACAAGGTGGTGGCGATCAACCTCGATCCGGGTTGCGACATGATCAAACGCGCCGACCTGTCGGTGATCGGCGAGAGCGCGGAGATTCTTCAAGCCTTGATCGCGGCGGTTGAGGCTTACCGCAACGACGCCAAGCGCGATGCGGCTTAAGGAACGGCTATGAACACAAAAATCATCACTTTGGTTTCAATCGGCGCCCACCCGACCTCCGGCCGGCCACGTCGCGCCGAACAGGACGCACGCGCCGTGGAGCTGGGCCTGCAACTGGCTGGGGATAACCTGCAAGTGCTGCACGCCGGGGATGTTGCCGAGCCCGCATTGCGCGCCTATCTGGGCATGGGGCTGGAGCAGATGCATGTGCTGGAGCAACCGGCGGGCGCAGATGCATTGCCGGCGCTGACCGCGTATCTACGTGATGCCGGTGCGCAGGTGGTGCTGACCGGTAGCCAGGCGGAAACCGGTGAAGGCTCGGGGATGTTGCCGTTTCTGCTGGCCGAAGGGTTGGGCTGGCCGCTGGTGGTCGGGTTGGCCCAGGTCGAGTCGATCAATGACGGTTCGGCGCTGGTGCTGCAAGCGTTGCCGCGCGGGCAGCGGCGGCGGTTGAGGGTGAAGTTGCCGTTTCTGGCGACTGTGGATAACGCAGCTCCCAAGCCTCGGCAGAGTGCTTATGGGCCGGCACGTCGCGGCGTGCTGAATGCCGAAGATGTGCAAGTGCTGGACGATGAATTGCTCGCAGTAGCGACATTGCAACCGGCCAAGCCTCGGCCGAAACGCTTGAAAGTGATCAAGGCCAAAAGTGGTGCTGACCGGATGAAGGCAGCTACGGCCAAGGCCAGTGGCGGTGGCGGGCAAGTGCTCAAGGGCGTTTCCGCACAGGCCGGCGCTGAAGCGATTCTCAAACTGCTGATCGAAGAAGGCGTCGTCCGTTAGCCATCATCTTCCAGGCCTGAGCAATCCCAGTGGGAGCGAGCCTGCTCGCGAAGGCGGACTGTCAATTGATACATGTGTCGACTGATCTAACGCCTTCGCGAGCAGGCTCGCTCCCACATTGGAATTCATTCACAGCCAATTTACACACAATCCCTGTTGGTCAGTCTGTGGATAACGTGTTCGCGCTTCACTGCAAGTCACGTCAACCGTGGCTTGCAGGCCTCAGATCAAAAAACAACCAGCCTAAGTCGCGGTTTTTCCTGGCTTTTCTCCTTGGGTAACTACACAAGTTGCCCCCAATCTCTGTTGGCGCTTCTGTGGATAAGATGTTCGCTATACGCTGCGAGCCTTATAAAACATGGCTTGTATGGGTTTGATTAAAAAACGATCAAATACCCTTCGCAGGCCTGCGAACCTCTCTCCAGCCCACGTTTTTTCAGACCCTGCAGCGCTTTTCCACAGAACCGCAAAACTTACCCCCGTTCTCTGTTGGCGCTTCTGTGGATAAGGTGTTCGCCATCCTCTGCAAGCCACGCAGAGCGGGCGATACAGACTGTTGATCAAATAGTGATCGATCGTTTGTGCAAACCCTGCTTCTGGATAAGTCACGCTTTTTCTTCACAAATCAGCGAGTTGCTTTCTCGCTCATCCACAGTTACCCCCATTTGCTGTGGGTGGCTATGTGGATAACTTGTTCGTCGAACCCTGCAAGCCCCGCCGGCCATAGTCCAAATGGCAATTGATCACATTTCATACAGTTCTAAGCGACTGCCTTGACTTCGATTCCGGCGCTGTCTTCACTGCAATGGCACAAGGACAGCCGTCACTTATCCACATCAGGTTCTGGGAGAACGCATGATGGATAGCCGCCCACATCGCCCAACCCCCTCGCCACGCAAGCGCACGTTACGTCGTGCGGTCAATCAACACGCGCGTCTATAGCGCATAAGTCATGCCTCAACCGCTGTGCTGTCGCCGGGTCCGCCCCGGAGGCCAGGTGCCCGTTCGCCCACCGATTGCAGGCAACCGCAGAGTTGCCCCCATCTGCCTGATTAGAGGAACCACCTCATGACACGGATCGCAACGCCCATCAGCGAGATCAAG from Pseudomonas baetica includes the following:
- a CDS encoding electron transfer flavoprotein subunit beta, with amino-acid sequence MNTKIITLVSIGAHPTSGRPRRAEQDARAVELGLQLAGDNLQVLHAGDVAEPALRAYLGMGLEQMHVLEQPAGADALPALTAYLRDAGAQVVLTGSQAETGEGSGMLPFLLAEGLGWPLVVGLAQVESINDGSALVLQALPRGQRRRLRVKLPFLATVDNAAPKPRQSAYGPARRGVLNAEDVQVLDDELLAVATLQPAKPRPKRLKVIKAKSGADRMKAATAKASGGGGQVLKGVSAQAGAEAILKLLIEEGVVR
- the dgcB gene encoding dimethylglycine demethylation protein DgcB, which encodes MLNTLLPILLFAALGLGVLGALRRVAMWRRGRASKVDLIGGLFAMPKRYMVDLHHVVARDKYIANTHVATAGGAVASIVLAILVHGFGLHNRILGYALLLMTTVMFVGAIFVYLRRRNPPARLSKGPWMRLPKSLLAFSASYFLVTLPVAGILPENFGGWILAVILGVGVLWGVSELFFGMTWGGPMKHAFAGALHLAWHRRAERFGGGRSSGLKPLDLNDPSAPLGVEKPKDFTWNQLLGFDACVQCGKCEAACPAFAAGQPLNPKKLIQDMVVGLAGGTDASFAGSPYPGKPVGEHSGNPHQPIVNGLVDAETLWSCTTCRACVEECPMMIEHVDAIVDMRRHLTLEKGSTPNKGAEVLENLIATDNPGGFAPGGRMNWAADLNLNLLSEKKSTDVLFWVGDGAFDMRNQRTLRAFVKVLKAAKIDFAVLGLEERDSGDVARRLGDEATFQLLAKRNIQTLAKYSFNRIVTCDPHSFHVLKNEYGAFDGNYLVQHHSTYMAEIIQAGALNLGQHKGNSVTYHDPCYLGRYNGEYEAPREVLRALGIEVKEMQRSGFRSRCCGGGGGAPITDIPGKQRIPDMRMEDIRETGAELVAVGCPQCTAMLEGVVEPRPLIKDIAELVADALLEDAAPGKPTMPAKREPAEAH
- a CDS encoding electron transfer flavoprotein subunit alpha/FixB family protein, yielding MSDIIRRDPRAEWIARNRLHPLHAAMQPAQHSWMGPNGVIRKNLHGIGFIGPNGLKRIDRSGAQQGGAVKRSATVEVQLPLHQVPAPAFYINVVPDMVGGRLSSHDRDLLGLAHQLAGKDGAVLAVVFGEHKENAFATAGVDRLLVLEGEAFSGYAPEQRVQGLRAVDNQFSPRHWLLPDSRSGGGELGRRFAAALGERPATRVWQVKDQECIGRAGAGLQDLARPVARLILASAECAEPVSETRHEALPVELSTSVARSLSRIEDLGAVAVDPAAIPMAEAEFIFSGGNGVKDWALFHQTAAALGATEGASRVAVDDGFMARDRQVGASGTWVTARVYVAVGISGAIQHLQGIGACDKVVAINLDPGCDMIKRADLSVIGESAEILQALIAAVEAYRNDAKRDAA